One genomic segment of Hippoglossus hippoglossus isolate fHipHip1 chromosome 22, fHipHip1.pri, whole genome shotgun sequence includes these proteins:
- the akap12a gene encoding A-kinase anchor protein 12 isoform X9, whose translation MGDAQSAQRDIRREAAEEEEEERGAPEDARVDHSTEEKPLRNNGQISEINGKADSTLAEVDDHCGDAVAADASLSPEKDVLQTARPLNEEGTPSENVEMNQKESPDETDAVEELPLEMTEMDAKQNDINESFKRFFSNIGLKLTVKRGSVENDEIRTDGPDETNKNKSDRPENTEDTADEPKSVNAEPDIDQKTQGTNDNDSTTCPTLTSEDAQENAEEKTTGAKDESDTETPSPVVEDLKEQQEAALEDEHLHTPSTTIPEAEEVVSPVKKFFTTGIFSGLRKKKKSTGDETTEKELVDMGRKETVQTTEKTVEVQQDKGEIGQDVEATTVEREHIENEPKERIISTASAQPMNDGESPPTVPATISVNEPEMSSQDRVQDSPMKWLLSGSSFRKLSKKQRGRKSSNTMLSDSEEHSDQLMSPTKSAETQKEESPAQHSAEAAGEDDGAWASFKKLVTPKKHMKKSSLTSEEIQISGSTEETKPSEKGQISDHSIEEGKKRKDSSVSWEAVLCRSGRRRSRSRKTSDSEDESPQVENDNKKRETPIESSNEVDGTSPASPNVGSPSEGDGGSTWKSFKKLVTPKRKAKDEEESKDNAMSDSEITQDDSSFSIKKFLPRKKKKSSENHDQVSSDEAEKEVVSGDEDSDTPAVVPLSEFDTIETEVHIETTADVESHVAKEADYQVQQDLLDQTSQPVLPCARPEPEVKKVQDDKDTLKNETSTALASNEEPEDLTELISKHEQLSDIPEEGLITETNATPASVPEEAAPDDTIAEDLIEITSEAITALEPVDITTEDETEMISAVSQLSDSSNTSGNTTPVPVEYEVKPTEVLLHQVVGAISISPNAVPVCSEEVSSERIVGSVLHEILETFVKEEPAVLKIHSKSDAASINIGLNVEELDKIDKLTTTAQIEGLSEVNKSVSTQIVSNVPTKEVATAEMAVYEVHEVNVLYPVERLNELESNNVSQNLVKTQSEANEAGSLEILPEGGAAVEDEGSLLGAHQDEKEPQEMNSQEVESTATVSEECTDGGVEEEVQTQIKEQIIDQVQVESQDQPVESDLQELPALNDAMLDSEEGSGQFPEKEVIKEDITAEVTDKPREDTEPDAEYNVEAEKENQLQADAPQTEHAEDPDVLETVQTASLDIQEGCGQLIENEEVKIKDIPADEMVTDKPQEETEPAPEYDVGAETETKLQAGSVKSEDGKEPKVLEAEQTLDSEDGIAHLLENVVISEDIPAEETATHIRQEEKEPLTENYVETETESKLQEDSLKTEHAEEPEALEPEPTAMLDPEEGSAQLHEKQIISEVTPAEEIVTDTPQEKTDPAEAHVETENETENEKKLQADSGKTEQAEEPKESVTLDLEEGSIQLLEKEVTSDDVPAEETDTDKPQEDIKSLTECNIEEETENKIQADAAETEHAEEPEVLEAEQTASLDSEEGSAQSLEEEVISESIPPEETVAHEVARAAEGSAQSELSAGDVHVEEPDVLSADVNDTATEKEPEVEASMPDHVVKPGAEESSAPNPEPTDSVTVESETQVVAALNHQALNGNEDQETEGAPQDVHVGQEDHIPEAVDEIQTLTAVHVPSVNDEACSAQVTEINVFSEVTPTPCVENVTVSHEPIHELHLSSVQSSVEEERGQIRGFEVKSAPVEHAVVAEVITCYLKDIAASIPDTLIETTSDSHEPLIDSVASELGFNETNETATPLVQNYVTKTGEEGSVVRMMNVPSVQFEDNHRIQVQVVDVDVKSANMKVDTVLEVVVTETRKVMDMCHATVQEVDKLSATSETEEKIRCEENKVTIQEVIQHVRESSPETVPESELVNTEQEVIKETDVVTETTEIPGSESSEVEGQKVVEDKERQDEGYDVISDDSATGHVLEDLMQTPDIPGGLDVLIHDPKEELEEPKAEVKKSEADVSTTELSSDVTKIKEEAQTPQIEIVTANTGLVVPQSTGVISSVGNVESPSSLSIELKFNIQFGHAKEPASPPPSTERTEPMKLTDVAEVGVQVEEPSEEINPAQSEERQKQTEGTEVTHAADLDSTERPVIINQPVLLDVGMQTVEIVEPVEQIKSTERGTPNVQAKETIQTVRQQEKRGVFLSQPLLSEVCDQETKAEEPVKHKEEENDQDVWMDAEEDINNQQETGMSLHEVQEPPQHQAISDQEEKVVLEAVEEFELVNSRIEGEESQEETLEKGETCETESEGEDFAVALEDPETATARITTME comes from the exons ATGGGAGACGCTCAGTCTGCGCAGCGGGACATCAGGAGggaggcggcggaggaggaggaggaggagagaggagcaccGGAGGATGCTCGGGTCGATCACAGCACCGAGGAGAAG CCTCTAAGAAATAATGGGCAAATCTCGGAGATCAATGGAAAAGCAGACAGCACTCTAGCAGAAGTTGATGATCACTGTGGTGATGCGGTGGCTGCAGACG CTTCCCTCTCTCCAGAGAAAGACGTTTTACAAACAGCAAGGCCACTTAACGAAGAAGGAACACCATCAGAAAACGTTGAAATGAATCAAAAGGAATCACCTGACGAAACTGATGCTGTTGAAGAACTACCCCTGGAAATGACTGAAATGGATGCAAAGCAGAATGACATCAATGAAAGCTTTAAGAGATTCTTCAGTAACATTGGTTTGAAACTGACAGTAAAAAGAGGCTCAGTCgaaaatgatgaaataagaaCCGATGGGCCAGATGAAACGAACAAGAACAAATCAGACAGaccagaaaacacagaggatacCGCGGATGAACCTAAAAGTGTGAATGCTGAGCCGGATATTGATCAGAAGACCCAGGGGACTAATGACAATGATTCAACGACATGTCCTACCCTGACATCGGAGGATGCCCAGGAAaatgcagaggagaaaacaactGGGGCCAAAGATGAATCTGATACAGAAACACCTTCACCTGTAGTTGAAGACTTAAAGGAACAACAGGAGGCTGCCCTTGAAGATgaacacctacacacaccaTCTACAACTATCCCTGAGGCCGAGGAGGTCGTATCTCCGGTGAAAAAGTTTTTTACAACTGGAATCTTTTCAGGGCTACGGAAGAAAAAGAAGTCCACAGGGGATGAGACAACTGAGAAAGAACTGGTGGACATGGGGAGAAAGGAAACAGTacagacaacagaaaaaactgtAGAAGTACAACAGGATAAAGGGGAGATTGGACAAGATGTTGAAGCAACGACAGTTGAGAGAGAACACATAGAAAATGAACCTAAGGAGAGGATCATCTCTACAGCATCAGCTCAGCCGATGAATGATGGGGAATCACCACCCACAGTTCCAGCAACTATTTCTGTCAATGAGCCTGAAATGAGCTCTCAAGACAGAGTTCAAGACAGTCCAATGAAATGGTTGCTATCAGGGTCAAGTTTTAGGAAACTCTCCAAAAAGCAGAGAGGCAGGAAATCAAGTAATACAATGTTGTCAGACTCTGAAGAACACTCGGATCAGCTCATGTCACCTACCAAGTCAGCTGAGACCCAGAAAGAAGAAAGTCCGGCACAGCACTCtgcagaggcagcaggagaggacGATGGTGCGTGGGCCTCTTTCAAAAAACTTGTTACTCCGAAAAAGCATATGAAGAAGTCCTCCTTGACCAGTGAAGAGATACAAATCTCAGGCtcaacagaggaaacaaaaccaAGTGAAAAAGGGCAAATATCAGATCACAGCATCGAAGaaggcaaaaaaagaaaagattcatCCGTGTCATGGGAAGCTGTTTTGTGTCGTTCCGGAAGGAGACGGAGCAGAAGCCGAAAAACATCAGACTCTGAGGATGAATCCCCCCAAGTTGAAAATGACAATAAGAAGCGAGAGACGCCGATTGAAAGTTCTAACGAAGTTGATGGAACTTCACCAGCTTCCCCCAATGTAGGAAGTCCTTCAGAGGGTGATGGAGGATCAACGtggaaatcatttaaaaaacttgTGACCCCCAAAAGGAAAGccaaggatgaggaggaaagcAAAGATAATGCAATGTCTGATAGTGAAATCACTCAGGACGATTCCTCCTTTTCAATAAAGAAGTTTCTCccaagaaaaaagaagaagtctTCTGAAAATCACGACCAAGTATCTTCTGATGAGGCTGAAAAGGAGGTCGTTTCAGGTGATGAAGACTCTGACACACCAGCTGTGGTTCCCTTGTCGGAGTTTGATACGATTGAAACGGAAGTTCACATTGAAACAACGGCTGATGTGGAGAGTCATGTAGCCAAGGAGGCGGACTATCAAGTGCAGCAAGACCTCCTCGATCAGACGTCTCAACCAGTCCTACCTTGTGCCCGTCCGGAACCAGAAGTAAAGAAGGTCCAGGACGATAAGGATACTTTAAAAAATGAGACGTCTACAGCTCTTGCTTCAAATGAGGAACCTGAGGACCTTACAGAATTAATCAGTAAACATGAACAACTCAGTGATATCCCAGAAGAGGGTTTAATTACAGAGACCAATGCCACTCCAGCTTCAGTCCCTGAGGAGGCAGCTCCAGACGACACTATAGCTGAGGATCTGATAGAGATCACATCTGAGGCCATAACTGCTCTGGAACCTGTAGACATTACCACCGAAGATGAAACTGAGATGATCTCTGCAGTTTCCCAGCTGTCAGACTCTTCAAACACATCTGGCAACACAACACCAGTCCCCGTAGAATATGAAGTCAAACCTACAGAGGTACTCCTGCATCAGGTGGTTGGAGCCATCTCCATAAGTCCAAACGCTGTCCCAGTGTGTTCAGAAGAGGTAAGCTCAGAAAGAATAGTTGGATCTGTCTTGCATGAAATACTCGAGACATTTGTAAAAGAAGAGCCAGCAGTTCTGAAAATACATAGCAAATCAGATGCAGCCTCCATTAACATTGGACTAAATGTTGAAGAACTGGACAAGATCGACAAACTCACAACAACAGCCCAAATAGAGGGCTTATCTGAAGTCAACAAATCTGTTTCCACACAAATTGTGTCCAATGTTCCCACCAAGGAGGTTGCCACTGCTGAAATGGCTGTTTATGAAGTTCATGAGGTCAATGTTTTATATCCAGTAGAAAGGTTAAATGAATTAGAAAGTAATAATGTGAGCCAGAATCTGGTAAAAACTCAATCTGAGGCAAATGAAGCTGGGTCTTTAGAGATACTCCCTGAAGGTGGAGCAGCTGTTGAAGATGAAGGTTCTCTTCTCGGGGCAcatcaagatgaaaaagagccCCAGGAAATGAACTCTCAAGAAGTAGAATCAACTGCTACAGTATCAGAAGAATGTACAGATGGgggtgtggaggaggaagtcCAGACACAAATCAAAGAGCAAATCATCGATCAAGTTCAAGTTGAGAGCCAAGATCAACCAGTAGAGTCGGATTTGCAAGAATTACCGGCTTTAAACGATGCCATGTTAGATTCAGAGGAGGGTAGTGGTCAATTTCCTGAAAAGGAAGTAATCAAGGAAGATATCACAGCAGAAGTTACTGACAAAcccagagaggacacagagccTGACGCTGAATATAATGTTGAAGCGGAGAAGGAAAACCAACTACAAGCAGATGCTCCTCAAACTGAACATGCTGAAGATCCTGACGTGTTAGAAACTGTACAAACAGCCTCATTAGATATACAGGAGGGTTGTGGTCAATTGATTGAAAACgaagaagtaaaaataaaagatattccAGCAGATGAGATGGTTACAGACAAACCCCAAGAGGAAACAGAACCTGCCCCTGAATATGATGTTGGGGCAGAGACAGAAACCAAACTGCAAGCAGGTTCTGTGAAAAGTGAAGATGGTAAAGAACCAAAAGTGTTAGAAGCTGAACAAACATTAGATTCAGAGGATGGTATTGCTCATTTGCTTGAAAATGTGGTAATAAGCGAAGATATTCCAGCAGAAGAAACAGCTACACACATTCgacaagaggagaaagagcCTCTCACTGAAAATTATgttgagacagagacagaaagcaAATTACAAGAAGATTCTCTCAAAACGGAACATGCTGAAGAACCAGAAGCGTTAGAACCTGAACCAACAGCCATGTTAGATCCAGAGGAAGGTAGTGCCCAGTTGCATGAAAAGCAAATCATATCAGAAGTTACCCCAGCAGAAGAAATAGTTACAGACACACCACAAGAGAAAACTGACCCGGCCGAAGCACATGTTGAAACAGAGAATGaaacagagaatgaaaaaaaactgcaagCTGATTCGGGCAAAACTGAACAGGCTGAAGAACCAAAAGAGTCAGTCACGTTAGATTTAGAGGAGGGTAGCATTCAACTGCTTGAAAAGGAAGTAACATCAGACGATGTTCCAGCAGAAGAAACAGATACAGACAAACCCCAAGAGGACATCAAGTCTCTCACTGAATGTAATAttgaggaagagacagaaaacaaaatacaagCCGATGCTGCTGAAACTGAACACGCTGAAGAACCAGAAGTGTTAGAAGCTGAGCAAACAGCCTCA TTAGATTCAGAAGAGGGTAGTGCCCAATCActtgaagaggaagtgatttcaGAATCGATTCCACCAGAAGAAACTGTTGCACATGAAGTAGCACGTGCAGCTGAAGGCAGTGCACAGTCAGAACTATCAGCAGGGGATGTACATGTTGAAGAACCGGATGTTTTATCTGCTGATGTAAATGACACTGCAACTGAAAAAGAACCTGAGGTAGAGGCATCTATGCCTGATCATGTAGTCAAACCAGGTGCTGAGGAAAGTAGTGCTCCCAATCCAGAACCCACTGATTCAGTTACAGTTGAAAGTGAGACTCAAGTTGTGGCAGCTCTGAATCATCAGGCTTTAAACGGAAATGAAGATCAGGAAACAGAGGGTGCACCTCAAGATGTTCATGTTGGCCAGGAAGACCACATCCCTGAAGCTGTGGATGAGATACAGACATTAACAGCAGTTCATGTACCCTCTGTTAATGATGAAGCATGTAGTGCTCAGgtcacagaaataaatgtattttcgGAAGTAACCCCGACACCTTGTGtagaaaatgtcacagtttcACATGAACCAATTCACGAGCTGCATCTCAGCTCAGTGCAATCCAGTGTTGAGGAAGAAAGAGGTCAAATTCGGGGTTTTGAGGTAAAGAGTGCTCCAGTTGAGCATGCTGTAGTGGCCGAAGTGATCACATGTTATCTAAAAGACATTGCAGCTTCTATACCTGACACTTTGATAGAGACGACATCAGACAGTCATGAACCGTTGATCGACTCTGTGGCAAGTGAGCTCGGGTTCAATGAGACGAATGAGACTGCAACACCATTGGTGCAAAACTATGTGACCAAGACGGGCGAGGAAGGTAGTGTGGTTAGGATGATGAATGTGCCATCGGTACAGTTTGAGGACAATCACAGAATTCAGGTGCAGGTGGTCGATGTTGATGTCAAATCAGCCAATATGAAGGTTGACACAGTGCTAGAGGTAGTGGTAACAGAAACCAGAAAAGTTATGGATATGTGTCACGCAACAGTTCAAGAAGTAGACAAACTTTCCGCCACATCAGAGACTGAAGAGAAAATAAGATGCGAAGAAAACAAAGTGACCATTCAAGAAGTTATTCAACATGTAAGGGAGAGCTCACCAGAGACAGTACCTGAATCAGAACTTGTCAACACGGAACAAGAAGTTATTAAAGAGACGGATGTTGTGACTGAGACAACTGAGATACCTGGAAGTGAGTCAAGTGAAGTGGAGGGTCAAAAAGTGGTGGAGGATAAGGAAAGACAAGATGAAGGATATGATGTCATAAGTGATGACTCCGCAACTGGACACGTGTTGGAGGATCTCATGCAAACGCCTGATATTCCAGGAGGGTTGGATGTTTTGATCCATGACCCCAAAGAGGAATTGGAAGAGCCTAAAGCTGAAGTGAAAAAGTCTGAGGCAGATGTCTCGACGACAGAATTGTCATCCGATGTGACGAAGATAAAAGAGGAAGCACAAACTCCACAAATTGAGATTGTGACAGCGAACACTGGATTAGTAGTCCCCCAAAGCACTGGAGTGATCTCATCAGTAGGTAATGTCGAGTCCCCCTCTAGCCTTTCGATAGAATTAAAATTTAACATACAGTTCGGACACGCAAAGGAACCGGCTTCTCCACCACCTTCAACAGAGAGAACTGAACCAATGAAACTGACAGACGTGGCTGAGGTAGGCGTTCAGGTAGAAGAACCCAGTGAGGAAATAAATCCAGCACAAtctgaagagagacagaaacagacagagggaaCGGAGGTCACACACGCAGCTGACTTAGATTCAACAGAAAGACCAGTGATCATTAATCAACCAGTACTTCTGGATGTTGGCATGCAAACAGTGGAAATAGTGGAACCAGTagaacaaatcaaatcaacagAGAGAGGAACCCCCAATGTCCAGGCGAAAGAAACAATCCAAACAGTGAGGcaacaagagaaaagaggagtgtTCCTGAGTCAGCCACTACTCTCTGAGGTTTGTGACcaagaaacaaaagcagaggAACCCGTGAAGCacaaggaggaggaaaatgacCAGGACGTGTGGATGGATGCAGAGGAGGACATCAACAATCAACAGGAAACGGGGATGTCCCTTCACGAGGTGCAGGAACCGCCTCAACATCAGGCGATAAGTGACCAGGAGGAGAAAGTCGTTCTTGAAGCTGTAGAGGAGTTTGAATTGGTTAATTCCAGGATTGAAGGAGAAGAAAGTCAAGAGGAGACGCTTGAAAAAGGAGAAACATGTGAAACTGAGAGTGAAGGTGAAGATTTTGCTGTTGCACTTGAGGATCCAGAAACTGCTACTGCAAGGATCACGACGATGGAGTAG